The segment TGCTGCAGCAGCTTTTCCTCAGATTCCAGCAGCACAGACGAACAGATcaacatgtttttctgtttttcttcttctatcatttgttcatctgcagcttctgttcttcatcttcatcttttcttagcttgttgtctttgttgcatcttttattttattcttttgtattttttgtgagtttagttctggagcTTGGCTCtgcagaagctgctgcgctTACTGGCAACaatgacatcatctctcagTCCTCATGCACCCgcgcactcaaacacaaacacacacacacacacacacacacacatagacacacagtgTTCAGTTAGAGAAGCATCAATCTGATGATTTTAACAGAttgatatttttatgttttttgcccaaaaaaataaggatttgctgtttttcagtttttccatcATAAGAAGCAATTTTTGATTTTTTATGTAAACTTATATTTAATGCTGGGTATCAATCTCTTAATTCAAGATGTGAATAGAAGATATTAACATAACCTCTGAGTTCATAGGACATCAGTTTAATATTTTAGCTCATTTAGTTAATGTGTGACCTCAAGGTTCATGATGATGTCGATTCTGACACCGTTCACCTTcactgctgctggactcaggttcagtgtttgtgcagctgcagcttggTTCTGGATCTAAACTCCTGCAGAGCTTCATGTCTGTTTGCTGCTGATCTAGAACTTCAAACCTCAGAGGACGATTTTGACCTGAATCCGAAGCTTCTGCTGAATCAATCACAAGAGAAGCTCAGATTTCTGTGATTGAATCATTGACttcaaaagaaataaacaaaaacaaaatctctTGTATGATCTAAAATGATGTTAAATCATTTCTCAGTCTCTAAATTTGAACAGATAATCTATCAGAAGTACAGAGTCTGCAGGAGGCTACAGAACCAATAGATCCAGTGATGAAGTGATGCATTAGATCAGAGAGATGAAGACGTTTCTGCCTGTGAAGCTTCACTCAAACTGAAGCATCTCAGTGTTTCCTGCAGGTTGAACAGATTCAGTTTCTCCTGAGTTTGACTCGTGTGATTGTCTCTGTCCTCAGGACCTGACTCTACCTCACCACAGTGTCTTTGACTGGAAACTGCAGCACCATGACTCTAGCAGGTAAAACTACTCCCTgatcattgattattgatttCCTGAATGAATTGTTCGAGCTGATTGTTTTTTATCAAATGTGTCACCTGCAGTTTGTATCTATGCTTGTTTCAGCATACAGACAGAAGATGCGAGagctccccctggtgtctcTCTTCTGCTCCTGCATCCTTCCTCAGCCCAGAGACGCCACTGTTGAAAAGGAGGGTCAGTCCTACTCTATTATATTCCTTCTATTCTCttctgttttgttctgttcTATACTATTTGTCTTTCACTTAGAATCATCTGAATAAGAAAAACCTCCATTTTCCTGCagagtattaaaaacaaaacatcacaaatttttctattttcctaTAATCATAATAAGTGGATTTCTAGTGAAGCTTAAAATCTGATAAATACTCTTAATTTAAAACTGAGGACATTGAGGCAGGAAACATTATTtactccttcttcctctcaagGTTCatctgactgtgtgtttgtgacagaaAGGAAAGGATTATTCATGGTAATATTAATAAGGttacaataaaaaaagttattaaCGAACAAGATTAATATTTCAACTGCGATATAGTGAAAGTAATTAAAACAGAATCAAATAGGATCAGTAGATTCAGATTCATGAAGTCAGCTGTGATACCTGTAAACAACCCTGGTTTTAAAAAGCAGAAAGGAGATTCAAtcactgaataaataaaactctCAGCACATTTACAATTGTCATTtgcaaattcattatttttgtcTTCAATCATCGAGAAAACACGCTGACAACATTTCACAATTATGCTCataactactggatggattcaTGTTCTCCAGAGGAGGAATCGCTTTCAgttcacctgctgctgcagaacaaATTGTCTTCATTTCACGTTCTCCTGTTCTTCCTGCAGCGGGCGTGGTGGACTTGAACCTGTGCAACATCCGGCACATGGAGGTGATCGAGCTGAGCAAGCGGGCGAGCGGCCAGGCCTTCGAGGTCATCCTGAAGCCGCCCACCTTCGACGGTGGCCCCGAGCTCAGGGCGACCACGCCTCCTCGCCAGAAACCATCGCTGGAGGAGATTCAGAAGAAACTGGACGCCGCCCAGGAGAGAAGAAAGGTGTGTGAGGGGAATATTAATGTATATCATGCTGACTTGTTGAGATTCAGTGTGATGGATAGACTGGCAGAAAAGTAGTGGCACTAGAGTCGATCCCTGAGGAACATCTCCAGTTATTTTACAGTTATCATCTGTTCAGACTCAACCAGCTGCCAGCTCTCTGTTCTATCAGCATAAACTCTGTTGCCTGATGTGATTGGAAACTTCTGATTCAGTTCTTTTTGTAGAGAAATAAACGGATAGGAAGTCACTGTAAACTCTTTCTCCCTCTAGTGTCAGGAGGCGGAGCTGCTCAAACATCTGGCCGAGAGGAGGGAGCACGAGCGGGAAGTGGCTCAGAAAGCTCTAACCAAAGAGCGGCAGGAGCATCGGGCCGAGGCCGacaagcagcagcggcagatgcACCTGAGCGCCTCACAGgagcggctgcaggaggaggtgaggactcAGGAGCTTCTGTCACGTTCACTCGCTCACTGAGACCATTCATGAATCTGTGACTGAGTTTGTGC is part of the Pleuronectes platessa chromosome 1, fPlePla1.1, whole genome shotgun sequence genome and harbors:
- the stmn4l gene encoding stathmin-like 4, like, with product MTLAAYRQKMRELPLVSLFCSCILPQPRDATVEKEAGVVDLNLCNIRHMEVIELSKRASGQAFEVILKPPTFDGGPELRATTPPRQKPSLEEIQKKLDAAQERRKCQEAELLKHLAERREHEREVAQKALTKERQEHRAEADKQQRQMHLSASQERLQEEDKHSVEVS